A window from Canis aureus isolate CA01 chromosome 23, VMU_Caureus_v.1.0, whole genome shotgun sequence encodes these proteins:
- the FHIP1B gene encoding FHF complex subunit HOOK-interacting protein 1B isoform X1 — translation MERMNWLSRLASRGPGHRVPQGANLQTPVMADPETCLMVFKNHWSQVVRILERQGPRAAGGVDDLSAVRNHTYQMLTLLVEDRAVPSAPTAPGPLLEFALREDLLTRVLAWQLQWDELGDGVEERRAEQLKLFEMLVSEARQPLLRHGPVREALLTLLDACGRPVPSSPALDEGLVLLLSQLCVCLAREPSLLEFFLQPPPEPGAAPRLLLFSRLVPFVHREGTLGQQARDALLLLMALSAGSPTVGRYIADHSYFCPVLATGLSALYSSLPRKIEVPGDDWHCLRREDWLGVPALALFMSSLEFCNAVIQVAHPLVQKQLVDYIHNGFLVPVMGPALHKTSVEEMIASTAYLELFLRSISEPALLRTFLRFLLLHRHDTHTILDTLVARIGSNSRVWPLPLSWLTWLCMVSLSLFRTLLNLSCEDVLLQLVLRYLVPCNHVMLSQKPAVRDVDLYGRAADKFLSLIPRCCRHRAPSPPRPEHASWARGGPSREAGRREDTTGPGSPSVDSSSVVTVPRPSTPSRLALFLRQQSLGGSESPVPAPRSPGLAASPASSPGRRPSPVEEPGELEDNYLEYLREARCGVDRCVRACRTWSAPYDGERPPPEPSPVGSRTKKRSLLPEEDRDNVGEGEEEELGSGGLAGGAGEGPSHLPPPQLNGVPGPWPEGAKKVRRVPQEGAGELLEGTSGGMAGLEGFGQELRELEVALSNGGAGSEPPLEPPLPLEEEEAYESFTCPPEPPGPFLSSPLRTLNQLPSQPFTGPFMAVLFAKLENMLQNSVYVNFLLTGLVAQLACHPQPLLRSFLLNTNMVFQPSVKSLLQVLGSVKNKIESFAASQEDFPALLSKAKKYLIARGKLDWAEGPTAGPAPRRSDPLVKSRRPSLGELLLRHAHSPTRARQAAQLVLQPGRDGAGLGLGGGSPGASTPVLPPRGGAPERQGEALRVKNAVYCAVIFPEFLKELAAISQAHAVTSPFLLDTSEEGSGPPVSGFGPLNP, via the exons ATGGAGAGGATGAACTGGCTGAGCAGATTGGcctcccggggccctgggcaCCGTGTACCTCAGGGGGCCAATCTGCAGACCCCTGTCATGGCTGATCCTGAGACCTGCCTCATGGTCTTCAAGAATCACTGGTCTCAG GTGGTGCGAATCCTGGAGCGGCAAGGACCTCGTGCAGCTGGGGGTGTAGATGATCTCAGTGCTGTGCGCAACCACACTTACCAGATGTTGACACTGCTGGTAGAAGATCGTGCGGTTCCCTCCGCCCCCACGGCCCCTGGGCCCTTGCTGGAGTTTGCTCTGCGTGAGGACCTGCTAACCCGTGTGTTGGCGTGGCAGCTTCAGTGGGATGAGCTTGGGGATGGGGTTGAGGAACGGCGGGCTGAGCAGTTGAAACTGTTTGAGATGCTAGTGAGCGAAGCTCGCCAGCCACTGTTGCGACATGGTCCAGTTCGTGAGGCTCTGCTGACCTTGCTGGATGCCTGTGGCCGCCCTGTGCCCAGTAGCCCAGCACTAGATGAAGGCCTGGTGCTACTTCTCAGCCAGCTATGTGTGTGTCTGGCCCGGGAGCCTTCATTGCTCGAGTTCTTCCTACAGCCACCTCCTGAGCCTGGAGCTGCCCCCCGTCTTCTCCTCTTTTCTCGCCTTGTTCCCTTCGTCCATCGAGAGGGCACGCTGGGCCAGCAGGCTCGTGACGCCCTACTCCTGCTCATGGCTCTGTCAGCTGGGAGTCCCACTGTGGGCCGCTACATTGCAGATCACTCGTACTTCTGCCCG GTGCTGGCCACAGGGCTGAGTGCCCTATACTCCTCACTGCCCCGAAAGATTGAGGTTCCAGGGGATGATTGGCATTGCCTGCGACGGGAGGACTGGCTGGGAGTGCCAGCACTTGCGCTGTTCATGAGTTCCCTAGAATTCTGCAATGCAGTCATTCAG GTGGCTCATCCTTTGGTGCAGAAGCAGCTAGTTGATTATATCCATAATGGGTTTCTAGTGCCTGTCATGGGCCCTGCCCTGCACAAG ACGTCTGTGGAAGAGATGATCGCCAGTACCGCCTATCTGGAACTTTTCCTACGGAGTATCTCAGAGCCTGCTTTGCTCCGTACCTTCCTGCGATTCCTGCTGTTACACCGGCATGACACCCATACCATTCTTGACACCCTCGTTGCCCGAATTGGCAGCAACTCCCGGGTATGGCCCCTACCTCTGTCCTGGCTTACCTGG ctctgcATGGTCTCTCTGAGTCTCTTCAGGACCCTACTGAACCTCAGCTGTGAGGATGTCCTGCTGCAGTTGGTTCTCAG GTATCTTGTCCCGTGTAACCATGTGATGCTGAGCCAGAAGCCAGCTGTACGTGATGTGGACCTCTATGGACGAGCAGCAGACAAGTTTCTCTCCCTAATCCCACGCTGTTGTCGGCATCGTGCCCCTAGCCCACCCCGTCCAGAGCATGCCTCATGGGCACGAGGTGGGCCtagcagagaggcagggagaagggaggacaCCACGG GCCCTGGAAGCCCAAGTGTTGACTCCTCTTCCGTGGTGACAGTGCCCCGGCCCTCCACACCATCTCGTCTGGCCCTCTTCCTGCGACAGcagagtctgggtggctcagaatcCCCAGTTCCAGCCCCTCGTTCACCAGGGCTTGCTGcatccccagcctccagccctggCCGAAGGCCCAGCCCTGTGGAGGAGCCTGGTGAGCTGGAAGACAATTACCTGGAGTATCTGCGTGAGGCGCGCTGTGGTGTGGACCGGTGTGTCCGAGCCTGCCGTACCTGGTCTGCCCCCTATGATGGCGAGCGGCCCCCTCCTGAGCCTAGTCCTGTTGGCTCCCGGACTAAGAAACGCAGCCTACTGCCTGAGGAGGACAGGGACaatgtgggggaaggggaggaggaagagctggggagtggggggcttgctgggggtgcaggggagggccctagccacctgcctcctccccagctcaATGGGGTGCCAGGACCATGGCCTGAGGGGGCAAAGAAAGTTCGACGGGTGCCtcaggagggagctggggagctgcTGGAGGGCACCTCTGGGGGCATGGCAGGACTAGAGGGCTTTGGGCAGGAGCTCCGGGAACTGGAGGTGGCATTGAGCAATGGGGGGGCTGGCTCAGAACCCCCGCTAGAGCCTCCACTACCtcttgaggaggaggaggcctaTGAGAGCTTCACCTGTCCCCCTGAGCCCCCTGGCCCCTTCCTCAGCAGCCCTTTGCGGACTCTCAACCAGCTGCCAAGCCAACCCTTCACTG gccccTTCATGGCTGTGCTCTTTGCCAAACTCGAGAACATGCTGCAGAACTCCGTCTATGTCAACTTCCTGCTGACGGGGCTGGTGGCCCAGCTGGCctgtcacccccagcccctgctccgcTCTTTCCTGCTCAACACCAACATGGTCTTCCAGCCCAGTGTCAAGTCCCTGCTGCAG GTGCTGGGTTCTGTGAAGAATAAAATTGAGAGCTTTGCGGCCTCCCAGGAAGACTTCCCAGCACTGCTGTCCAAAGCCAAGAAGTACCTCATTGCCCGTGGCAAGTTGGATTGGGCCGAGGGCCCTACAGCAGGACCTGCCCCCCGCCGCTCTGATCCCCTAG TGAAGAGCCGGAGGCCATCCTTGGGGGAGTTGCTCCTGCGGCATGCACACAGTCCAACCAGGGCCCGGCAGGCGGCACAGTTGGTTCTTCAGCCTGGGAGAGACGGCGCAGGACTTGGCCTAGGTGGGGGCTCCCCTGGGGCTTCAACTCCAGTTCTGCCCCCTCGGGGTGGGGCCCCTGAGCGCCAAGGTGAGGCTCTGCGAGTCAAGAATGCGGTCTACTGTGCAGTCATTTTCCCTGAGTTTCTCAAGGAGTTGGCTGCCATCTCCCAGGCCCATGCTGTCACCTCGCCTTTCTTGTTGGATACTTCAGAGGAGGGATCTGGCCCTCCTGTCTCAGGCTTTGGGCCCCTCAATCCTTAA
- the FHIP1B gene encoding FHF complex subunit HOOK-interacting protein 1B isoform X5 has translation MERMNWLSRLASRGPGHRVPQGANLQTPVMADPETCLMVFKNHWSQVVRILERQGPRAAGGVDDLSAVRNHTYQMLTLLVEDRAVPSAPTAPGPLLEFALREDLLTRVLAWQLQWDELGDGVEERRAEQLKLFEMLVSEARQPLLRHGPVREALLTLLDACGRPVPSSPALDEGLVLLLSQLCVCLAREPSLLEFFLQPPPEPGAAPRLLLFSRLVPFVHREGTLGQQARDALLLLMALSAGSPTVGRYIADHSYFCPVLATGLSALYSSLPRKIEVPGDDWHCLRREDWLGVPALALFMSSLEFCNAVIQVAHPLVQKQLVDYIHNGFLVPVMGPALHKTSVEEMIASTAYLELFLRSISEPALLRTFLRFLLLHRHDTHTILDTLVARIGSNSRVWPLPLSWLTWLCMVSLSLFRTLLNLSCEDVLLQLVLRYLVPCNHVMLSQKPAVRDVDLYGRAADKFLSLIPRCCRHRAPSPPRPEHASWARGGPSREAGRREDTTGPGSPSVDSSSVVTVPRPSTPSRLALFLRQQSLGGSESPVPAPRSPGLAASPASSPGRRPSPVEEPGELEDNYLEYLREARCGVDRCVRACRTWSAPYDGERPPPEPSPVGSRTKKRSLLPEEDRDNVGEGEEEELGSGGLAGGAGEGPSHLPPPQLNGVPGPWPEGAKKVRRVPQEGAGELLEGTSGGMAGLEGFGQELRELEVALSNGGAGSEPPLEPPLPLEEEEAYESFTCPPEPPGPFLSSPLRTLNQLPSQPFTGPFMAVLFAKLENMLQNSVYVNFLLTGLVAQLACHPQPLLRSFLLNTNMVFQPSVKSLLQVCDACMHGCWVL, from the exons ATGGAGAGGATGAACTGGCTGAGCAGATTGGcctcccggggccctgggcaCCGTGTACCTCAGGGGGCCAATCTGCAGACCCCTGTCATGGCTGATCCTGAGACCTGCCTCATGGTCTTCAAGAATCACTGGTCTCAG GTGGTGCGAATCCTGGAGCGGCAAGGACCTCGTGCAGCTGGGGGTGTAGATGATCTCAGTGCTGTGCGCAACCACACTTACCAGATGTTGACACTGCTGGTAGAAGATCGTGCGGTTCCCTCCGCCCCCACGGCCCCTGGGCCCTTGCTGGAGTTTGCTCTGCGTGAGGACCTGCTAACCCGTGTGTTGGCGTGGCAGCTTCAGTGGGATGAGCTTGGGGATGGGGTTGAGGAACGGCGGGCTGAGCAGTTGAAACTGTTTGAGATGCTAGTGAGCGAAGCTCGCCAGCCACTGTTGCGACATGGTCCAGTTCGTGAGGCTCTGCTGACCTTGCTGGATGCCTGTGGCCGCCCTGTGCCCAGTAGCCCAGCACTAGATGAAGGCCTGGTGCTACTTCTCAGCCAGCTATGTGTGTGTCTGGCCCGGGAGCCTTCATTGCTCGAGTTCTTCCTACAGCCACCTCCTGAGCCTGGAGCTGCCCCCCGTCTTCTCCTCTTTTCTCGCCTTGTTCCCTTCGTCCATCGAGAGGGCACGCTGGGCCAGCAGGCTCGTGACGCCCTACTCCTGCTCATGGCTCTGTCAGCTGGGAGTCCCACTGTGGGCCGCTACATTGCAGATCACTCGTACTTCTGCCCG GTGCTGGCCACAGGGCTGAGTGCCCTATACTCCTCACTGCCCCGAAAGATTGAGGTTCCAGGGGATGATTGGCATTGCCTGCGACGGGAGGACTGGCTGGGAGTGCCAGCACTTGCGCTGTTCATGAGTTCCCTAGAATTCTGCAATGCAGTCATTCAG GTGGCTCATCCTTTGGTGCAGAAGCAGCTAGTTGATTATATCCATAATGGGTTTCTAGTGCCTGTCATGGGCCCTGCCCTGCACAAG ACGTCTGTGGAAGAGATGATCGCCAGTACCGCCTATCTGGAACTTTTCCTACGGAGTATCTCAGAGCCTGCTTTGCTCCGTACCTTCCTGCGATTCCTGCTGTTACACCGGCATGACACCCATACCATTCTTGACACCCTCGTTGCCCGAATTGGCAGCAACTCCCGGGTATGGCCCCTACCTCTGTCCTGGCTTACCTGG ctctgcATGGTCTCTCTGAGTCTCTTCAGGACCCTACTGAACCTCAGCTGTGAGGATGTCCTGCTGCAGTTGGTTCTCAG GTATCTTGTCCCGTGTAACCATGTGATGCTGAGCCAGAAGCCAGCTGTACGTGATGTGGACCTCTATGGACGAGCAGCAGACAAGTTTCTCTCCCTAATCCCACGCTGTTGTCGGCATCGTGCCCCTAGCCCACCCCGTCCAGAGCATGCCTCATGGGCACGAGGTGGGCCtagcagagaggcagggagaagggaggacaCCACGG GCCCTGGAAGCCCAAGTGTTGACTCCTCTTCCGTGGTGACAGTGCCCCGGCCCTCCACACCATCTCGTCTGGCCCTCTTCCTGCGACAGcagagtctgggtggctcagaatcCCCAGTTCCAGCCCCTCGTTCACCAGGGCTTGCTGcatccccagcctccagccctggCCGAAGGCCCAGCCCTGTGGAGGAGCCTGGTGAGCTGGAAGACAATTACCTGGAGTATCTGCGTGAGGCGCGCTGTGGTGTGGACCGGTGTGTCCGAGCCTGCCGTACCTGGTCTGCCCCCTATGATGGCGAGCGGCCCCCTCCTGAGCCTAGTCCTGTTGGCTCCCGGACTAAGAAACGCAGCCTACTGCCTGAGGAGGACAGGGACaatgtgggggaaggggaggaggaagagctggggagtggggggcttgctgggggtgcaggggagggccctagccacctgcctcctccccagctcaATGGGGTGCCAGGACCATGGCCTGAGGGGGCAAAGAAAGTTCGACGGGTGCCtcaggagggagctggggagctgcTGGAGGGCACCTCTGGGGGCATGGCAGGACTAGAGGGCTTTGGGCAGGAGCTCCGGGAACTGGAGGTGGCATTGAGCAATGGGGGGGCTGGCTCAGAACCCCCGCTAGAGCCTCCACTACCtcttgaggaggaggaggcctaTGAGAGCTTCACCTGTCCCCCTGAGCCCCCTGGCCCCTTCCTCAGCAGCCCTTTGCGGACTCTCAACCAGCTGCCAAGCCAACCCTTCACTG gccccTTCATGGCTGTGCTCTTTGCCAAACTCGAGAACATGCTGCAGAACTCCGTCTATGTCAACTTCCTGCTGACGGGGCTGGTGGCCCAGCTGGCctgtcacccccagcccctgctccgcTCTTTCCTGCTCAACACCAACATGGTCTTCCAGCCCAGTGTCAAGTCCCTGCTGCAGGTGTGCgatgcatgcatgcatgg GTGCTGGGTTCTGTGA
- the FHIP1B gene encoding FHF complex subunit HOOK-interacting protein 1B isoform X6, with product MERMNWLSRLASRGPGHRVPQGANLQTPVMADPETCLMVFKNHWSQVVRILERQGPRAAGGVDDLSAVRNHTYQMLTLLVEDRAVPSAPTAPGPLLEFALREDLLTRVLAWQLQWDELGDGVEERRAEQLKLFEMLVSEARQPLLRHGPVREALLTLLDACGRPVPSSPALDEGLVLLLSQLCVCLAREPSLLEFFLQPPPEPGAAPRLLLFSRLVPFVHREGTLGQQARDALLLLMALSAGSPTVGRYIADHSYFCPVLATGLSALYSSLPRKIEVPGDDWHCLRREDWLGVPALALFMSSLEFCNAVIQVAHPLVQKQLVDYIHNGFLVPVMGPALHKTSVEEMIASTAYLELFLRSISEPALLRTFLRFLLLHRHDTHTILDTLVARIGSNSRVWPLPLSWLTWLCMVSLSLFRTLLNLSCEDVLLQLVLRYLVPCNHVMLSQKPAVRDVDLYGRAADKFLSLIPRCCRHRAPSPPRPEHASWARGGPSREAGRREDTTGPGSPSVDSSSVVTVPRPSTPSRLALFLRQQSLGGSESPVPAPRSPGLAASPASSPGRRPSPVEEPGPFMAVLFAKLENMLQNSVYVNFLLTGLVAQLACHPQPLLRSFLLNTNMVFQPSVKSLLQVLGSVKNKIESFAASQEDFPALLSKAKKYLIARGKLDWAEGPTAGPAPRRSDPLVKSRRPSLGELLLRHAHSPTRARQAAQLVLQPGRDGAGLGLGGGSPGASTPVLPPRGGAPERQGEALRVKNAVYCAVIFPEFLKELAAISQAHAVTSPFLLDTSEEGSGPPVSGFGPLNP from the exons ATGGAGAGGATGAACTGGCTGAGCAGATTGGcctcccggggccctgggcaCCGTGTACCTCAGGGGGCCAATCTGCAGACCCCTGTCATGGCTGATCCTGAGACCTGCCTCATGGTCTTCAAGAATCACTGGTCTCAG GTGGTGCGAATCCTGGAGCGGCAAGGACCTCGTGCAGCTGGGGGTGTAGATGATCTCAGTGCTGTGCGCAACCACACTTACCAGATGTTGACACTGCTGGTAGAAGATCGTGCGGTTCCCTCCGCCCCCACGGCCCCTGGGCCCTTGCTGGAGTTTGCTCTGCGTGAGGACCTGCTAACCCGTGTGTTGGCGTGGCAGCTTCAGTGGGATGAGCTTGGGGATGGGGTTGAGGAACGGCGGGCTGAGCAGTTGAAACTGTTTGAGATGCTAGTGAGCGAAGCTCGCCAGCCACTGTTGCGACATGGTCCAGTTCGTGAGGCTCTGCTGACCTTGCTGGATGCCTGTGGCCGCCCTGTGCCCAGTAGCCCAGCACTAGATGAAGGCCTGGTGCTACTTCTCAGCCAGCTATGTGTGTGTCTGGCCCGGGAGCCTTCATTGCTCGAGTTCTTCCTACAGCCACCTCCTGAGCCTGGAGCTGCCCCCCGTCTTCTCCTCTTTTCTCGCCTTGTTCCCTTCGTCCATCGAGAGGGCACGCTGGGCCAGCAGGCTCGTGACGCCCTACTCCTGCTCATGGCTCTGTCAGCTGGGAGTCCCACTGTGGGCCGCTACATTGCAGATCACTCGTACTTCTGCCCG GTGCTGGCCACAGGGCTGAGTGCCCTATACTCCTCACTGCCCCGAAAGATTGAGGTTCCAGGGGATGATTGGCATTGCCTGCGACGGGAGGACTGGCTGGGAGTGCCAGCACTTGCGCTGTTCATGAGTTCCCTAGAATTCTGCAATGCAGTCATTCAG GTGGCTCATCCTTTGGTGCAGAAGCAGCTAGTTGATTATATCCATAATGGGTTTCTAGTGCCTGTCATGGGCCCTGCCCTGCACAAG ACGTCTGTGGAAGAGATGATCGCCAGTACCGCCTATCTGGAACTTTTCCTACGGAGTATCTCAGAGCCTGCTTTGCTCCGTACCTTCCTGCGATTCCTGCTGTTACACCGGCATGACACCCATACCATTCTTGACACCCTCGTTGCCCGAATTGGCAGCAACTCCCGGGTATGGCCCCTACCTCTGTCCTGGCTTACCTGG ctctgcATGGTCTCTCTGAGTCTCTTCAGGACCCTACTGAACCTCAGCTGTGAGGATGTCCTGCTGCAGTTGGTTCTCAG GTATCTTGTCCCGTGTAACCATGTGATGCTGAGCCAGAAGCCAGCTGTACGTGATGTGGACCTCTATGGACGAGCAGCAGACAAGTTTCTCTCCCTAATCCCACGCTGTTGTCGGCATCGTGCCCCTAGCCCACCCCGTCCAGAGCATGCCTCATGGGCACGAGGTGGGCCtagcagagaggcagggagaagggaggacaCCACGG GCCCTGGAAGCCCAAGTGTTGACTCCTCTTCCGTGGTGACAGTGCCCCGGCCCTCCACACCATCTCGTCTGGCCCTCTTCCTGCGACAGcagagtctgggtggctcagaatcCCCAGTTCCAGCCCCTCGTTCACCAGGGCTTGCTGcatccccagcctccagccctggCCGAAGGCCCAGCCCTGTGGAGGAGCCTG gccccTTCATGGCTGTGCTCTTTGCCAAACTCGAGAACATGCTGCAGAACTCCGTCTATGTCAACTTCCTGCTGACGGGGCTGGTGGCCCAGCTGGCctgtcacccccagcccctgctccgcTCTTTCCTGCTCAACACCAACATGGTCTTCCAGCCCAGTGTCAAGTCCCTGCTGCAG GTGCTGGGTTCTGTGAAGAATAAAATTGAGAGCTTTGCGGCCTCCCAGGAAGACTTCCCAGCACTGCTGTCCAAAGCCAAGAAGTACCTCATTGCCCGTGGCAAGTTGGATTGGGCCGAGGGCCCTACAGCAGGACCTGCCCCCCGCCGCTCTGATCCCCTAG TGAAGAGCCGGAGGCCATCCTTGGGGGAGTTGCTCCTGCGGCATGCACACAGTCCAACCAGGGCCCGGCAGGCGGCACAGTTGGTTCTTCAGCCTGGGAGAGACGGCGCAGGACTTGGCCTAGGTGGGGGCTCCCCTGGGGCTTCAACTCCAGTTCTGCCCCCTCGGGGTGGGGCCCCTGAGCGCCAAGGTGAGGCTCTGCGAGTCAAGAATGCGGTCTACTGTGCAGTCATTTTCCCTGAGTTTCTCAAGGAGTTGGCTGCCATCTCCCAGGCCCATGCTGTCACCTCGCCTTTCTTGTTGGATACTTCAGAGGAGGGATCTGGCCCTCCTGTCTCAGGCTTTGGGCCCCTCAATCCTTAA
- the FHIP1B gene encoding FHF complex subunit HOOK-interacting protein 1B isoform X7 encodes MERMNWLSRLASRGPGHRVPQGANLQTPVMADPETCLMVFKNHWSQVVRILERQGPRAAGGVDDLSAVRNHTYQMLTLLVEDRAVPSAPTAPGPLLEFALREDLLTRVLAWQLQWDELGDGVEERRAEQLKLFEMLVSEARQPLLRHGPVREALLTLLDACGRPVPSSPALDEGLVLLLSQLCVCLAREPSLLEFFLQPPPEPGAAPRLLLFSRLVPFVHREGTLGQQARDALLLLMALSAGSPTVGRYIADHSYFCPVLATGLSALYSSLPRKIEVPGDDWHCLRREDWLGVPALALFMSSLEFCNAVIQVAHPLVQKQLVDYIHNGFLVPVMGPALHKTSVEEMIASTAYLELFLRSISEPALLRTFLRFLLLHRHDTHTILDTLVARIGSNSRLCMVSLSLFRTLLNLSCEDVLLQLVLRYLVPCNHVMLSQKPAVRDVDLYGRAADKFLSLIPRCCRHRAPSPPRPEHASWARGGPSREAGRREDTTGPGSPSVDSSSVVTVPRPSTPSRLALFLRQQSLGGSESPVPAPRSPGLAASPASSPGRRPSPVEEPGPFMAVLFAKLENMLQNSVYVNFLLTGLVAQLACHPQPLLRSFLLNTNMVFQPSVKSLLQVLGSVKNKIESFAASQEDFPALLSKAKKYLIARGKLDWAEGPTAGPAPRRSDPLVKSRRPSLGELLLRHAHSPTRARQAAQLVLQPGRDGAGLGLGGGSPGASTPVLPPRGGAPERQGEALRVKNAVYCAVIFPEFLKELAAISQAHAVTSPFLLDTSEEGSGPPVSGFGPLNP; translated from the exons ATGGAGAGGATGAACTGGCTGAGCAGATTGGcctcccggggccctgggcaCCGTGTACCTCAGGGGGCCAATCTGCAGACCCCTGTCATGGCTGATCCTGAGACCTGCCTCATGGTCTTCAAGAATCACTGGTCTCAG GTGGTGCGAATCCTGGAGCGGCAAGGACCTCGTGCAGCTGGGGGTGTAGATGATCTCAGTGCTGTGCGCAACCACACTTACCAGATGTTGACACTGCTGGTAGAAGATCGTGCGGTTCCCTCCGCCCCCACGGCCCCTGGGCCCTTGCTGGAGTTTGCTCTGCGTGAGGACCTGCTAACCCGTGTGTTGGCGTGGCAGCTTCAGTGGGATGAGCTTGGGGATGGGGTTGAGGAACGGCGGGCTGAGCAGTTGAAACTGTTTGAGATGCTAGTGAGCGAAGCTCGCCAGCCACTGTTGCGACATGGTCCAGTTCGTGAGGCTCTGCTGACCTTGCTGGATGCCTGTGGCCGCCCTGTGCCCAGTAGCCCAGCACTAGATGAAGGCCTGGTGCTACTTCTCAGCCAGCTATGTGTGTGTCTGGCCCGGGAGCCTTCATTGCTCGAGTTCTTCCTACAGCCACCTCCTGAGCCTGGAGCTGCCCCCCGTCTTCTCCTCTTTTCTCGCCTTGTTCCCTTCGTCCATCGAGAGGGCACGCTGGGCCAGCAGGCTCGTGACGCCCTACTCCTGCTCATGGCTCTGTCAGCTGGGAGTCCCACTGTGGGCCGCTACATTGCAGATCACTCGTACTTCTGCCCG GTGCTGGCCACAGGGCTGAGTGCCCTATACTCCTCACTGCCCCGAAAGATTGAGGTTCCAGGGGATGATTGGCATTGCCTGCGACGGGAGGACTGGCTGGGAGTGCCAGCACTTGCGCTGTTCATGAGTTCCCTAGAATTCTGCAATGCAGTCATTCAG GTGGCTCATCCTTTGGTGCAGAAGCAGCTAGTTGATTATATCCATAATGGGTTTCTAGTGCCTGTCATGGGCCCTGCCCTGCACAAG ACGTCTGTGGAAGAGATGATCGCCAGTACCGCCTATCTGGAACTTTTCCTACGGAGTATCTCAGAGCCTGCTTTGCTCCGTACCTTCCTGCGATTCCTGCTGTTACACCGGCATGACACCCATACCATTCTTGACACCCTCGTTGCCCGAATTGGCAGCAACTCCCGG ctctgcATGGTCTCTCTGAGTCTCTTCAGGACCCTACTGAACCTCAGCTGTGAGGATGTCCTGCTGCAGTTGGTTCTCAG GTATCTTGTCCCGTGTAACCATGTGATGCTGAGCCAGAAGCCAGCTGTACGTGATGTGGACCTCTATGGACGAGCAGCAGACAAGTTTCTCTCCCTAATCCCACGCTGTTGTCGGCATCGTGCCCCTAGCCCACCCCGTCCAGAGCATGCCTCATGGGCACGAGGTGGGCCtagcagagaggcagggagaagggaggacaCCACGG GCCCTGGAAGCCCAAGTGTTGACTCCTCTTCCGTGGTGACAGTGCCCCGGCCCTCCACACCATCTCGTCTGGCCCTCTTCCTGCGACAGcagagtctgggtggctcagaatcCCCAGTTCCAGCCCCTCGTTCACCAGGGCTTGCTGcatccccagcctccagccctggCCGAAGGCCCAGCCCTGTGGAGGAGCCTG gccccTTCATGGCTGTGCTCTTTGCCAAACTCGAGAACATGCTGCAGAACTCCGTCTATGTCAACTTCCTGCTGACGGGGCTGGTGGCCCAGCTGGCctgtcacccccagcccctgctccgcTCTTTCCTGCTCAACACCAACATGGTCTTCCAGCCCAGTGTCAAGTCCCTGCTGCAG GTGCTGGGTTCTGTGAAGAATAAAATTGAGAGCTTTGCGGCCTCCCAGGAAGACTTCCCAGCACTGCTGTCCAAAGCCAAGAAGTACCTCATTGCCCGTGGCAAGTTGGATTGGGCCGAGGGCCCTACAGCAGGACCTGCCCCCCGCCGCTCTGATCCCCTAG TGAAGAGCCGGAGGCCATCCTTGGGGGAGTTGCTCCTGCGGCATGCACACAGTCCAACCAGGGCCCGGCAGGCGGCACAGTTGGTTCTTCAGCCTGGGAGAGACGGCGCAGGACTTGGCCTAGGTGGGGGCTCCCCTGGGGCTTCAACTCCAGTTCTGCCCCCTCGGGGTGGGGCCCCTGAGCGCCAAGGTGAGGCTCTGCGAGTCAAGAATGCGGTCTACTGTGCAGTCATTTTCCCTGAGTTTCTCAAGGAGTTGGCTGCCATCTCCCAGGCCCATGCTGTCACCTCGCCTTTCTTGTTGGATACTTCAGAGGAGGGATCTGGCCCTCCTGTCTCAGGCTTTGGGCCCCTCAATCCTTAA